The following coding sequences lie in one Hippoglossus hippoglossus isolate fHipHip1 chromosome 14, fHipHip1.pri, whole genome shotgun sequence genomic window:
- the chek1 gene encoding serine/threonine-protein kinase Chk1 — protein sequence MAVPFVQDWDLLQTLGEGAYGEVKLLVNRQTEEAVAVKVIDTSQAKECAENVKKEVCVHKILTHPNIVRFFGHRKEGPTVYLFLEYCTGGELFDRIEPDVGMAENDAHRFFQQLMAAVEYLHNIGITHRDIKPENILLDDKDNLKLTDFGLATMFRFKGRERPLNRLCGTLPYVAPELLSRPEYKAQPADIWACGIVLTAMLAGELPWDQPSESCQEFSDWVQKKTYLSPWKKIQPMPLSLLSKLLLVSPDARITITDIMKDRWFTQGVKHPPASLGSGGKKLLRTDVGLKSRKNSDDRMQFSSSQPDLAAGGWEAMLLISQADGQVSFSQPTKPEHMLLGSQLLGTPGASQSPWQRLVRRMTRFFTAVNADASLSALKEACESLSLGFKLTCTKQVTVSTLDKRNNKLIFKVHLLEMNNRVLLDFRLSKGDGLEFKRLFVKIKQKLGDIISTQKILLT from the exons ATGGCGGTGCCTTTTGTGCAGGACTGGGACCTGTTGCAGACACTGGGAGAAGGAGCCTACGGAGA AGTGAAGCTGCTGGTGAACCGGCAGACGGAGGAGGCGGTTGCAGTGAAGGTGATCGATACCTCTCAGGCTAAAGAGTGCGCTGAAAATGTCAAGAAGGAGGTGTGCGTCCATAAG ATCCTCACCCACCCCAACATTGTGCGTTTTTTTGGCCATCGGAAGGAAGGGCCGACGGTCTACCTCTTCCTGGAGTACTGCACCGGAGGGGAGCTGTTCGACCGAATCG AGCCTGACGTGGGGATGGCAGAGAACGACGCTCATAGGTTTTTCCAGCAGCTAATGGCAGCTGTG GAGTACCTCCACAATATTGGCATCACCCACAGAGACATAAAGCCAGAGAACATCTTGCTGGATGACAAAG ATAACCTGAAGCTGACAGACTTTGGTCTGGCCACCATGTTTCGCTTCAAAGGACGAGAGCGTCCTCTGAATCGACTCTGTGGGACGCTTCCCTACGTGGCCCCGGAGCTTCTCAGCCGACCAGAGTACAAAGCTCAGCCCGCGGATATTTGGGCTTGTGGGATAGTCCTCACTGCCATGCTGGCTGGAG AGTTACCATGGGACCAGCCCTCTGAGAGCTGTCAAGAGTTTTCAGACTGGGTTCAAAAGAAAACTTATCTATCTCCTTGGAAGAAAATACAACCAATGCCACTTA GTTTGTTGTCCAAATTACTGCTGGTGAGTCCAGATGCACGCATCACCATCACAGACATAATGAAAGATCGCTGGTTTACACAAG GTGTGAAGCACCCGCCAGCTTCTCTGGgttcaggaggaaaaaaacttcTTCGAACAGATGTGGGACTAAAATCCAGAAAAAATAG TGATGACAGGATGCAGTTTTCCAGCTCTCAGCCTGATCTCGCAGCAGGTGGCTGGGAAGCCATGTTGTTAATCAGTCAGGCCGACGGACAAGTCAGCTTCTCCCAGCCGACCAAGCCGGAGCACATGTTGCTGGGTAGTCAGCTACTGGGCACACCGGGAGCCAGTCAG TCTCCTTGGCAGAGATTAGTGCGGAGAATGACGCGTTTCTTCACTGCTGTGAATGCCGACGCCTCATTATCTGCCCTGAAAGAGGCCTGCGAAAGCCTGTCGCTTGGCTTCAAACTCACCTGCACCAAACAG gtgACGGTGAGCACACTCGACAAGCGCAATAACAAACTCATCTTCAAAGTCCATTTGCTAGAGATGAATAATAGAGTGCTGCTGGACTTCAGGCTGTCTAAG GGCGACGGTCTGGAGTTCAAACGACTCTTTGTGAAGATAAAACAGAAGCtcggtgacatcatcagcactCAGAAGATTTTACTCACATGA
- the nectin1a gene encoding nectin cell adhesion molecule 1a isoform X2, with protein MDDGKAGYVGSKVDLRCRFINSFPPVKISQVTWQKLVNGTKQNVAIANPSLGVSVAPPYRDRVTFKNAAVRRRTPTLEDTTISFSSLRLTDESSYICEYTTFPAGNRENTVNLTVYVRPTTQMSLSTPTLVARSSNLKTPVATCISANGKPPGVISWETKVPGEATTREYRNSDGTFTVQSDYILVPSKETHKETLTCVTSYNEEVYTDSVTLDIQYEPDVSVDGFDGNWYLNRENVQLSCNADANPTVSLYQWKLINGSIPNSAEIRDNVLSFKGPVTYDLQGTYVCDATNSIGTRSGSVEVSVIEKPLPQIATGDVISVIALLLAAGVLMGITITVLVLKIRSRKDNSSNDSPSRKPSQPIRKRPGDDIQHSGRFYEELPNTADYVSYRLACNKEDYPEPYSPPINPPLSFLPQHPYHSSQPTTTTSSSSTDTSKNTFSPPSHTMAIFKYPSVTGLSSPPPGVAAYTFPKEQYV; from the exons GTAACATGGCAGAAACTGGTGAATGGCACCAAGCAGAATGTGGCGATCGCCAACCCCTCCCTGGGTGTGTCCGTGGCCCCGCCCTACAGGGACCGCGTCACCTTCAAGAATGCGGCAGTGAGGCGACGCACTCCAACCCTTGAAGACACCACCATCAGCTTCTCCTCGCTCCGCCTCACTGACGAGTCCAGCTACATCTGCGAATACACCACGTTTCCCGCAGGGAACAGAGAGAACACTGTGAACCTCACAGTCTACG TTCGCCCGACAACTCAGATGAGTCTGTCCACCCCGACGCTGGTGGCTCGTTCGTCCAATCTGAAAACACCTGTGGCCACCTGCATCTCTGCCAATGGAAAACCACCGGGTGtcattag TTGGGAGACGAAGGTGCCGGGAGAGGCGACCACTCGAGAGTACAGGAACTCAGACGGGACGTTCACTGTTCAGAGTGACTACATTTTGGTGCcaagcaaagaaacacacaaggagaCGCTCACCTGTGTCACCAGCTACAACGAGGAAGTCTATACTGACAGTGTCACCCTCGATATCCAGT ATGAGCCAGATGTTTCAGTGGACGGCTTTGATGGAAACTGGTATCTAAACCGAGAGAACGTCCAGCTGAGCTGCAATGCTGATGCCAACCCAACCGTCTCTCTGTATCAGTGGAAATT GATTAATGGCTCCATACCGAACAGTGCTGAGATCCGTGACAACGTCCTCAGCTTTAAGGGGCCGGTCACATACGACCTGCAAGGTACATACGTGTGTGACGCCACCAACAGCATCGGGACACGATCGGGCTCTGTGGAGGTCAGCGTCATAG AAAAGCCTCTACCGCAGATAGCAAcaggtgatgtcatcagtgtCATCGCCTTGTTGCTGGCTGCTGGAGTGCTCATGGGCATCACTATCACAGTCCTGGTGCTCAAAATCAGAAGTAGAAAGGACAACTCCTC AAATGATTCTCCGTCCAGAAAACCGTCCCAGCCGATAAGGAAAAGACCAGGAGATGATATCCAG CATTCAGGACGGTTTTATGAAGAGCTTCCTAACACAGCAGATTATGTGAGCTACAGACTGGCCTGTAACAAGGAGGACTACCCCGAGCCCTACTCCCCTCCCATCAACCCCCCTCTGTCGTTTCTGCCCCAGCACCCCTACCACTCCTCACAACCCACCACCacgaccagcagcagcagcaccgacACGTCGAAAAacaccttctctcctccctcacacacCATGGCCATCTTTAAATACCCCTCTGTAACGGGCCTGTCTTCTCCTCCCCCGGGAGTGGCGGCATACACTTTTCCTAAAGAGCAGTACGTCTGA
- the LOC117774177 gene encoding V-set and immunoglobulin domain-containing protein 10-like 2, with protein sequence MVAQLLGLAFLFLPVSLVTCATHVQIKSNWEVVYQDTSVYGVVGKAVILECGTTLPDMYIWSFTKPGTEAIKAVVYDLGKGTRIQKLAVTLGKLTVISNSAAVSIEKLSVAAHGLFTCQAFYDIEQEPKVVYHYVHLTVRVPVSKPYLLMSDVSPVEGSTMWMRCNLENGTGPIQYVWQHETRTGNISTFAQGNTSVINVTDVHRNHTGWFRCVASNAVNSESSNRLWLDTIFGPDIPHIDVTPYTITERGYSALERETVALLCQAQSNPASQYVWFYNNSQVYTGPQLTITKILRMHSGDYACLAQNTYLNTRSRKTISLTVYYPPDGSPSCSVQPALNHTSLRLLCSWPGGFPSASLHWSEDLKRLGQEEADTRQQPNPLTNTAILLPAEGLTSNNSLFSCMGSHPALKQPIACSTRTYVPPADPVCFAYVTNNKQYLMLSCSWDGGAPKALVWWEGPGDQGKGGEENSNILILRYGTARSEKPYTCHAKHPLLVQTKTCRLTLEAPVLLTQRRVVSVYEGSDVQLTCNLRANYLPVSDITWFNNQGADIHDTSKYKLLRTSAWANLTVRDTDETGDSGEYRCTTSNAVGGTEINVTLVVKRHPMPPNATLIKAMYNSRQRIEVELEWQVQSEEHGGWTGFLLEHRWVSERPGRRGSSNDSKDEAEDRIGPPAWYRNFLQDPDVRSHTVIRLTPTTTYQFRVTPVNHRTIGHPSAPKTPAEARSNMYPAVIGAAIGGMLFAALLTALLLVYVIRNRNNNPRLHDVLFGLQHSQSRENINFPEDDVVGASEGGIEEIGGLSSPGPTMALPRAASPLTTSPMSATPSASQGPPPEDDNEPVSVTITVKATGS encoded by the exons ATGGTGGCCCAACTGCTAGGGCTGGCTTTTCTGTTTCTACCTGTCAGCTTGGTCACCTGTGCAACTCATG TGCAGATCAAGTCCAACTGGGAGGTGGTGTATCAGGACACCAGTGTGTATGGCGTGGTGGGAAAAGCGGTGATCCTGGAGTGCGGCACCACCTTACCTGACATGTACATATGGAGCTTCACCAAGCCGGGCACTGAAGCTATAAAAGCTGTGGTGTACGATTTGGGGAAAGGAACGAGGATCCAGAAGCTGGCCGTGACTCTGGGAAAGTTGACGGTCATCTCAAACAGTGCAGCTGTGAGCATCGAGAAACTGTCTGTGGCTGCACACGGCCTGTTCACCTGCCAAGCCTTCTATGATATAGAACAGGAGCCCAAAGTAGTCTACCACTACGTGCACCTCACTGTCCGAG TTCCAGTCAGTAAGCCTTACCTCCTGATGAGTGATGTGTCTCCAGTGGAAGGATCGACCATGTGGATGCGCTGCAATCTGGAAAACGGGACTGGACCGATCCAGTACGTGTGGCAACACGAAACCCGCACAGGCAACATATCCACCTTTGCACAGGGAAACACCAGCGTGATCAACGTGACCGACGTCCACCGAAACCACACTGGCTGGTTCCGCTGTGTGGCCAGCAACGCCGTCAACAGCGAGAGCTCTAACCGGCTATGGCTAGACACCATTT TTGGCCCAGACATTCCTCATATAGACGTGACTCCGTACACTATAACAGAGCGGGGATACTCAGccctggagagagagactgtggcTTTACTCTGTCAAGCCCAGTCCAACCCGGCCAGTCAGTACGTCTGGTTCTACAACAACTCCCAGGTCTACACCGGGCCGCAGTTAACCATCACCAAGATCCTCCGCATGCACAGTGGCGACTACGCCTGCTTGGCACAGAACACGTACCTTAACACCCGCTCCAGAAAAACCATCAGCCTGACTGTCTACT ACCCGCCCGATGGCTCCCCCTCCTGTTCTGTGCAGCCGGCTCTGAATCACACCTCCCTGAGACTGCTCTGCTCCTGGCCCGGTGGTTTCCCCTCCGCCTCCCTCCACTGGAGCGAAGACCTGAAACGACTGGGACAGGAGGAGGCCGACACAAGGCAGCAACCAAATCCACTGaccaacactgccatcttgctgCCAGCTGAAGGCCTGACTTCCAACAACAGCCTGTTTTCATGCATGGGTTCCCACCCAGCTCTCAAGCAGCCGATAGCGTGCAGCACGCGCACAT ATGTTCCCCCTGCAGATCCAGTGTGTTTTGCCTATGTGacaaacaacaagcagtatCTGATGCTGTCCTGCTCCTGGGATGGAGGGGCCCCAAAGGCCTTGGTGTGGTGGGAGGGCCCAGGTGATCAAGGCAAAGGCGGAGAGGAAAACTCCAACATCCTGATCCTTCGCTATGGCACCGCTCGCAGCGAGAAGCCCTACACCTGCCATGCTAAACATCCTCTCCTGGTCCAAACCAAGACCTGCAGGCTCACACTGG AGGCTCCTGTGTTGCTGACACAGCGCAGGGTTGTGTCTGTGTATGAGGGGAGTGATGTGCAGCTCACCTGCAACCTGAGAGCCAACTATCTCCCGGTCAGTGACATCACCTGGTTCAACAATCAGGGTGCGGACATCCACGACACCTCCAAGTACAAACTCCTGCGAACATCTGCATGGGCCAATCTGACTGTGAGAGACACAGATGAGACTGGAGACAGCGGCGAGTACAGATGCACCACCTCCAACGCAGTGGGAGGAACGGAAATCAATGTCACTTTAGTGGTCAAGA GGCACCCCATGCCACCCAATGCAACCCTTATCAAAGCGATGTACAACAGCCGTCAGCGTATCGAGGTGGAGCTGGAGTGGCAGGTGCAGAGCGAGGAACACGGAGGGTGGACGGGTTTTCTCCTGGAGCACAGATGGGTGTCAGAGCGACCCgggaggagaggcagcagcaACGACTCAAAAGACGAAGCCGAGGACAGGATTGGTCCACCAGCCTGGTACCGTAACTTCCTCCAGGACCCCGATGTCAGAAGTCACACAGTAATAAGACTAACTCCCACCACTACCTACCAGTTCCGTGTCACACCTGTCAACCATCGCACCATTGGACACCCTTCGGCACCAAAGACTCCAG CGGAGGCACGCTCCAACATGTACCCTGCTGTGATTGGAGCAGCTATCGGTGGAATGCTCTTTGCAGCCCTCCTCACGGCTCTGCTGCTCGTGTACGTAATCCGCAACCGCAACAACAATCCTC GGCTACATGATGTGCTGTTTGGCTT GCAGCACAGCCAGTCGAGGGAAAACATCAACTTCCCAGAGGATGACGTTGTAGGCGCGTCGGAGGGAGGAATAGAGGAGATTGGTGGATTATCCAGTCCAG GTCCAACCATGGCTTTACCCCGGGCGGCTTCACCCCTCACCACCTCGCCTATGAGTGCCACCCCCTCTGCCAGCCAAGGCCCTCCCCCCGAAGACGATAACGAGCCTGTCAGCGTCACCATCACCGTCAAGGCCACAGGCTCATAG